GGTTTTGTTATTCAAGATCGTGAGACAGCATTAGATTTCATTGGTCGTCGTGGTACAGCACTGGGTATtaagaaggagaagagaatTCAATATGCTAAGGATATCCTACAGAAAGAATTCCTACCTCACATCACGCAATTGGAAGGTTTCGAAAGTAGGAAAGCGTTTTTCTTAGGGTATATGATCAACaggttgctgttgtgtGCCCTTGATCGTAAAGACCAAGATGATCGTGATCATTTCGGTAAAAAGAGACTAGATTTGGCTGGTCCTTTACTGGGACAGCTGTTCAAAACGCTATTCAGAAAATTAACGAAGGATATCTTCAGATACATGCAGAGAACTGTCGAAGAGGCTCATGACTTCAATATGAAACTGGCAATCAATGCTAAAACTATCACCTCAGGGCTGAAATACGCATTAGCGACTGGTAACTGGGGTGAACAGAAAAAGGCTATGTCTTCGAGGGCCGGTGTTTCTCAAGTTTTGAATCGTTACACCTACTCCTCGACATTGTCACatttgagaagaacaaaCACACCCATTGGTCGTGATGGTAAGCTGGCTAAACCTCGTCAGTTACACAACACCCATTGGGGGCTGGTCTGTCCGGCTGAAACTCCTGAAGGGCAAGCTTGTGGTTTGGTCAAGAACCTATCCTTGATGTCGTCGATATCGGTTGGTACGGATCCAATGCCGATCATCACATTTTTGAGTGAATGGGGTTTGGAACCTTTGGAAGACTATGTTCCACACCAATCTCCGGATGCTACTAGAGTATTTGTCAACGGTGTCTGGCACGGTGTCCACAGAAACCCAGCTAGGTTAATGGAAACGTTGAGAACTCTTAGAAGAAAGGGTGATATCAACCCTGAAGTTTCTATGATCAGAGATATTCGTGAAAAGGAGTTGAAGATATTCACCGATGCTGGTAGAGTTTACAGACCACTTTTCATTGTCGAAGATGATGAAGCTTTAGGTCACAAGGAACTGAAGGTTAGAAAGGGCCATATTGCAAAGCTGATGGCTACGGAGTACCAGGATATTGAAGGTGGGCTAGACGAAGCGGACGAATACACTTGGACGTCATTACTAAACGAAGGTTTAGTCGAGTACATAGATgccgaagaagaagagactATTTTGATTGCGATGCAACCAGAAGATCTCGAACCGgttattgaagaggaaaaccCTATCGACGATATGGATCCAGCAAAACGTATAAAGGCGTCTCAAAATGCAACAACCTTTACCCATTGTGAAATTCATCCATCGATGATTCTAGGTGTTGCTGCGTCTATCATTCCCTTCCCTGATCATAACCAATCTCCTCGTAACACTTACCAATCCGCCATGGGTAAACAAGCAATGGGTGTATTCCTGACCAATTACAACGTCCGTATGGACACGATGGCCAACATCTTGTACTACCCCCAGAAGCCACTGGGTACCACACGTGCTATGGAATACTTGAAGTTCAGAGAGCTTCCTGCTGGTCAAAATGCCATTGTGGCGATTGCCTGTTACTCCGGTTACAATCAAGAAGATTCCATGATCATGAACCAGTCCTCCATTGACAGAGGTCTCTTCAGATCTTTATTCTTCAGATCCTACATGGAtcaagagaagaaatatGGTATGTCTATAACAGAAACGTTCGAGAAGCCTCAACGTACAAATACCCTGAGGATGAAACACGGTACCTACGACAAACTGGATGATGATGGTTTGATTGCGCCCGGTGTTAGAGTTTCTGGTGAAGATATCATTATTGGGAAAACCACCCCAATTTCCCCAGATGAGGAGGAGTTGGGGCAGAGGACAGCATACCACTCGAAACGTGACGCATCCACCCCATTGCGGAGTACGGAGAATGGTATTATTGATCAAGTTTTGGTTACTACTAATCAAGATGGTCTGAAATTTGTGAAAGTCCGTGTTAGAACCACCAAGGTTCCACAAATCGGTGACAAATTTGCCTCGCGTCACGGTCAAAAGGGTACAATCGGTATCACATACAGTAGGGAGGACATGCCCTTCACCGCGGAAGGTATCGTTCCAGATTTAATTATCAATCCTCACGCCATTCCATCGCGTATGACAGTTGCCCATTTAATCGAATGTTTGTTGAGTAAAGTTGCAGCCTTGTCAGGTAACGAGGGTGATGCTTCTCCATTCACAGATATTACCGTAGAGGGTATATCTAAGCTGTTACGTGAACACGGGTACCATTCGCGTGGGTTCGAAGTTATGTACAACGGTCACACCGGTAAAAAACTGATGGCACAAATTTTCTTTGGTCCAACCTACTACCAGCGTTTGAGACATATGGTCGATGATAAGATTCACGCGAGAGCGCGTGGTCCAATGCAAGTACTAACGAGGCAACCTGTGGAAGGTAGGTCTAGAGATGGTGGTCTGAGATTTGGTGAAATGGAACGTGATTGTATGATTGCACATGGTGCTGCCgcatttttgaaggaaagATTAATGGAGGCCTCGGACTCGTTCAGAGTGCATATCTGTGGGAACTGTGGTTTGATGTCAGTTATTGCCAAGCTGAGCCATAACCAATTCGAATGTAAAGGCTGTAACAACAAAATTGACATATACCAGATTCGTATCCCATACGCTGCGAAACTGCTATTCCAAGAATTAATGGCAATGAACATCACTCCACGTTTATACACTGACCGTTCGAGAGATTTCTAAACGAtctaaaaaaatattccatTAAGAAGGAGGTTTCATGTTCCTTTCCTCTCCGCTCTCATTGTTATGTAGTAAAATGAGACTTTGCAGAAACTCACCTCTCTCCTACAACACAAATCACAATAATCTATCACGAACGAAACCAAAATATATACCTAAAATGATTCCATAGGTGAATAGCACTATATATAAACctcaaagaggaaagttACTGTACTATAAAAGCAAAATGGCAACAGAAGAACGATAACGCACAACTTGCGCATACCACTGTCCCTTTAAACATTCTGTTACCTGGAAACTGAGAGTAACAGAG
The genomic region above belongs to Huiozyma naganishii CBS 8797 chromosome 2, complete genome and contains:
- the RPB2 gene encoding DNA-directed RNA polymerase II subunit RPB2 (similar to Saccharomyces cerevisiae RPB2 (YOR151C); ancestral locus Anc_5.497) yields the protein MSNEEYYDEDPYGFEDESAPITAEDSWTVISSFFREKGLVSQQLDSFNQFVDYTLQDIISEDSRLILEQLAQHTTEADNISRKYEISFGKIYVTKPMVNESDGVTHALYPQESRLRNLTYSSGLFVDVKKRTYEAIDVPGRDLKYELIAEESEDDSERGKVFIGRLPIMLRSKNCYLSDATESDLYKLKECPFDMGGYFIINGSEKVLIAQERSAGNIVQVFKKAAPSPISHVAEIRSALEKGSRFISTLQVKLYGREGSSSRTIKATLPYIKQDIPIVIIFRALGVIPDGEILEHICYDVNDWQMLEMLKPCVEDGFVIQDRETALDFIGRRGTALGIKKEKRIQYAKDILQKEFLPHITQLEGFESRKAFFLGYMINRLLLCALDRKDQDDRDHFGKKRLDLAGPLLGQLFKTLFRKLTKDIFRYMQRTVEEAHDFNMKLAINAKTITSGLKYALATGNWGEQKKAMSSRAGVSQVLNRYTYSSTLSHLRRTNTPIGRDGKLAKPRQLHNTHWGLVCPAETPEGQACGLVKNLSLMSSISVGTDPMPIITFLSEWGLEPLEDYVPHQSPDATRVFVNGVWHGVHRNPARLMETLRTLRRKGDINPEVSMIRDIREKELKIFTDAGRVYRPLFIVEDDEALGHKELKVRKGHIAKLMATEYQDIEGGLDEADEYTWTSLLNEGLVEYIDAEEEETILIAMQPEDLEPVIEEENPIDDMDPAKRIKASQNATTFTHCEIHPSMILGVAASIIPFPDHNQSPRNTYQSAMGKQAMGVFLTNYNVRMDTMANILYYPQKPLGTTRAMEYLKFRELPAGQNAIVAIACYSGYNQEDSMIMNQSSIDRGLFRSLFFRSYMDQEKKYGMSITETFEKPQRTNTLRMKHGTYDKLDDDGLIAPGVRVSGEDIIIGKTTPISPDEEELGQRTAYHSKRDASTPLRSTENGIIDQVLVTTNQDGLKFVKVRVRTTKVPQIGDKFASRHGQKGTIGITYSREDMPFTAEGIVPDLIINPHAIPSRMTVAHLIECLLSKVAALSGNEGDASPFTDITVEGISKLLREHGYHSRGFEVMYNGHTGKKLMAQIFFGPTYYQRLRHMVDDKIHARARGPMQVLTRQPVEGRSRDGGLRFGEMERDCMIAHGAAAFLKERLMEASDSFRVHICGNCGLMSVIAKLSHNQFECKGCNNKIDIYQIRIPYAAKLLFQELMAMNITPRLYTDRSRDF